In a single window of the Anguilla rostrata isolate EN2019 chromosome 4, ASM1855537v3, whole genome shotgun sequence genome:
- the aoc1 gene encoding amiloride-sensitive amine oxidase [copper-containing]: MWCHHLLLLTTLGVSATNSAGRMNALHGASMFADLTPREMKNVRDYLMNCKELGLTFAKSKELKKNSILLMELHLPRKHEALRVLDRGQARPERQARVVVQFGNQSLPNITEYIVSPLPMPNSYKSKAIKGDRRIKFESRPISWAEYFHFNAFIEKATMKAHKVLLDSTGFTYYNCSNRCLTFSDIAPRGLASGERRSWVILQKSVEGYFLHPVGFELLINHQNLDPEQWTVEKVWYNGQYFNSVEELVEGYDSGTIEKARLPEHDDDDLFSTYVPRGHSNTRTDIHGPKLVEPQGPRYHVERNFVEYAGWSFAFRVRSSAGLQIFDLRFKGERIAYEVSLQEAIAFYSGDTPAAMQTKYIDAGWAMGTSDYELAPGIDCPEIATFLDMYHYYDTDKPMHYKNALCIFEMTTAMPLRRHFNSNFSGGYNFYAGLENHVLVIRTTSTVYNYDYIWDFLFYQNGVMESRVSATGYIHATFFTPQGLHYGTKVYNYVLGNLHTHLIHYKVDLDVAGRENSFETLDLGFQEFTNPWSSNHTIKQSRLIRTPRETERSAAFRFGKKFPRYLHFHNPNQQNKWGHKKGYRIQYNSHADSVLPRGWKEENGIPWSRYKLAVTRHKDSETTSSSIYTQNDPWEPLVSFEDYIRNNENIVNEDLVAWVTVGFLHIPHSEDIPNTATPGNSVGFFLRPFNFFDEDPSLSSKSTVIVRPGKDRKPVVQRWTPEVVGHCVSNKPFVYDGTYSGV, encoded by the exons ATGTGGTGCCACCATCTCCTTCTCCTGACCACCCTGGGTGTGTCAGCCACCAACTCTGCAGGGCGGATGAATGCTCTCCATGGGGCTTCAATGTTTGCTGATCTCACCCCCCGTGAGATGAAGAATGTGCGAGATTACTTAATGAACTGCAAGGAATTGGGGCTTACCTTCGCCAAGAGCAAAGAGCTAAAAAAGAACAGCATCCTGCTGATGGAGCTGCACCTGCCCCGTAAACATGAGGCCCTGCGGGTGCTGGACAGAGGCCAGGCTAGGCCTGAGCGTCAAGCTCGCGTGGTGGTTCAGTTTGGTAATCAGTCGCTGCCCAACATCACAGAGTATATCGTCTCACCCCTGCCCATGCCTAACTCCTACAAGTCCAAGGCAATCAAGGGTGACCGTCGAATCAAGTTTGAGTCACGGCCTATATCCTGGGCTGAgtactttcattttaatgccTTCATTGAAAAGGCCACAATGAAGGCACACAAGGTCTTGCTGGACAGCACAGGTTTCAcctactacaactgcagcaacCGCTGCCTGACTTTCTCGGATATAGCACCCCGAGGGCTTGCAtcgggggagaggaggagctgggtCATACTGCAGAAGTCAGTGGAAGGGTATTTCCTCCACCCTGTGGGCTTTGAGTTGCTCATTAATCACCAGAACCTTGACCCGGAGCAATGGACAGTGGAAAAGGTGTGGTACAACGGGCAATACTTCAACAGTGTGGAGGAACTGGTGGAAGGTTATGATAGCGGTACGATCGAGAAGGCAAGGCTACCAGAGCACGATGATGACGACTTGTTCTCCACATATGTCCCCCGCGGCCACAGCAACACGCGCACAGATATACACGGGCCCAAGCTGGTGGAGCCACAGGGGCCGCGCTACCACGTGGAAAGGAACTTCGTGGAGTACGCTGGCTGGTCCTTCGCCTTCCGTGTCCGCTCGTCTGCCGGGCTTCAGATCTTCGACCTGCGCTTCAAAGGGGAGAGGATAGCCTACGAAGTCAGTCTGCAAGAGGCCATTGCCTTCTATTCAGGCGACACCCCTGCTGCTATGCAAACCAAATACATAGATGCTGGGTGGGCCATGGGTACTTCTGACTATGAGCTTGCCCCAGGCATCGACTGTCCAGAAATCGCCACCTTCTTGGACATGTACCACTACTACGACACAGACAAGCCCATGCATTATAAGAATGCTCTATGCATTTTCGAGATGACTACAGCGATGCCTCTCAGGAGACACTTCAACAGCAACTTCTCAGGTGGCTACAACTTCTATGCAGGCCTGGAGAATCATGTCCTGGTGATCCGGACAACGTCAACCGTGTACAACTACGACTACATCTGGGACTTTCTTTTCTACCAGAATGGTGTGATGGAATCACGGGTCAGTGCCACAGGCTACATTCACGCAACCTTCTTCACACCCCAGGGGCTCCACTATGGCACCAAGGTCTACAACTATGTTTTGGGAAACCTCCACACGCACCTTATTCACTATAAAGTGGACCTGGACGTAGCTG GGCGGGAGAACAGCTTTGAGACCCTAGACCTGGGCTTCCAGGAATTCACCAACCCATGGAGCTCCAATCACACCATAAAGCAGTCTCGTCTCATCCGCACGCCGCGGGAAACCGAGCGGAGTGCCGCCTTCCGCTTCGGCAAGAAGTTCCCCCGCTACCTGCACTTCCACAATCCCAACCAACAGAACAAATGGGGCCACAAGAAGGGGTACCGCATCCAGTACAACTCCCACGCCGACAGTGTGCTACCTCGCGGCTGGAAGGAGGAGAACGGTATCCCATGGTCCAG GTACAAATTGGCAGTAACACGTCACAAGGACAGTGAGACAACCAGCAGCAGCATTTACACCCAAAATGATCCTTGGGAACCCTTGGTGTCCTTTGAGGACTACATACGCAACAATGAGAACATTGTCAACGAG GATCTGGTTGCCTGGGTAACGGTGGGCTTCCTACATATCCCGCACTCTGAGGACATCCCCAACACGGCCACGCCCGGGAATTCGGTGGGCTTCTTCCTTCGCCCATTCAACTTCTTTGATGAGgacccatctctctcctccaagAGCACGGTCATTGTTCGCCCGGGGAAGGACAGGAAGCCGGTGGTGCAGCGATGGACACCTGAGGTGGTGGGCCACTGTGTTTCAAACAAGCCGTTTGTCTACGATGGCACATACTCCGGAGTCTGA